Below is a window of Parafrankia irregularis DNA.
GGCCGGCCAGCCGCCCCGTCCGCACCGCCGGCGCGGTCGCCGTCACCGGCACCGTCCGTGCCGTCACTTTCCGTAGTGGAACCGGATGGCTTCGCGTCATGGTCCGCCGCCCCGGCCTCGTCGGCGTCATGCGTCTTGGCCAGCGGGTTCGCGGAGGCGGTCGCGTCGTCGCCGTGCTCCCCGTGCTCACCGTCAGCGGCATCGGAGTCCGGCGTGCTGATCACCCGTGCCACGGCGTTGCGACTGAACCTGCAAACGACATCCGGCGCGATCTCGAGCAGGATGTCGGCGCCGTCCTGCTCCACGACCGTGGCGTACAGGCCGGCGGTGGTCACGACGAGCGTGCCGGGAACGATCTGCGCGAGCTGCTGCTGCTGTGCCTTCGCGCGGCGCCGCTGGGTGGAGAAGAAGTAGACGATCAGCAGGACGATCAGCAGCGGGAAGATCAGTCCGCTGATGGAGCTGCCGCCGTCGTTGTCCGCCGCGGTCGTCATGGTCGCGAGTACCTGCACGTCCTACCCTCCTGAGTGTCGCGGCTGATCGTACGTAGGTGCGCCGCGCGCACTGCGGGCAGGCCGCTGGTGCGATTCCCGGCGAAGCCGGACATCTCGTGTGGCAGTCCGTTCAGGCCTGCGGCGAGTCGTCGCCGGAGAGCGCCATGGATGCCTGTGACCTGCCAAGACCGTCAGCGAGCGGTTCCAGCCCGAGATGGGTGAACGCCGCCGGTGTGGCGACCCGGCCCCGTGCCGTACGCACCAGCAGCCCGGCTCGCAGGAGAAACGGCTCGGACACGTCCTCGACGGTCTCCGCCTCCTCACCCACCGACACCGCGAGCGTGCCGAGGCCGACCGGACCCCCGCCGAAACGGCGCACGAGCGCGTCCAGCACCGCCCGGTCGAGCCGGTCCAGGCCAAGCCCGTCGACGTCGTAGATCCGCAGCGCCGCCTGGGCGACCTCCCGGGAGACGACACCGTCGGCCCGGACCTCGGCGTAGTCGCGGACCCGGCGCAGCAGCCGGTTGGCGATGCGGGGCGTGCCACGGGAACGGCCGGCGACCTCAGCCGCGCCGTCGTCGGTCAGCCTGACGCCCAGCAGCCGGGCCGACCGGGCGAGGACCAGGGCCAGCTCGTCGGCCCCGTAGAAGTCCATGTGCGCGGTGAAGCCGAACCGGTCCCGCAGCGGCCCGGTGAGCAGGCCCGACCGGGTCGTGGCGCCGACCAGGGTGAACGGGGCGAGGTCCAGCGGGATCGCCGTCGCGCCCGGGCCCTTGCCGAGGACGACGTCGACCCGGAAATCCTCCATCGCCGCGTAGAGGAGCTCCTCCGCCGGTCGGGCGATGCGATGGATCTCGTCGAGGAACAGCACCTCACCCGGTGTCAGCGCGGTGAGGATCGCGACCAGGTCACCGGCCCGCTCGATCGCCGGCCCGCTGGTCATCCGCAGCGGGACTCCCAGCTCCTCGGCGATGATCATCGCGAGGCTCGTCTTGCCCAGCCCCGGCGGGCCCGAGAGCAGCACATGGTCCGGTGGCCGCCCGCGGCCCTGGGCACCCTCCAGCATGATGGAGAGCTGCTCACGCACCTTCCGCTGACCGACGAACTCGCTCAGCGTCCGCGGGCGCAGACCCGCCTCGAACGCCCTCTCCTCGGGCGTCGCCGCGGCGGAGACCAGGCCGCCGTCGTCCGCCGTCATGACACCCCCCGGACACCCCACGCCGCTGCCCGCGCCCGGACCGGTGCCCTCATCGCGGCCGCAGTATCGCGAGGCTCGCACGCAGCAGCGCTGCCGGGTCCACCGCGGCGCCCGCGTCACCCATGACGCCCGCGCCACCTGCGTCACCTGCGTCCGCGCCCGCCGCGGCGCCCGCAGCGAGGACGGCATCCTGGGCCTCCCGCGCCGAGTAGCCGAGCCCGACCAGAGCGTCGCGAACCTGCTCGGCGGGGCCACCAAGCCGAAGCTCGGCGACGGCGGCGGCGGCTGCCGCCGCGCCGCGTGGCGCCGGAACCGGCGCGCCGGGCGGACCGATCTTGTCCCGCAGGTCGAGGACGATGCGCTGGGCGCCCTTGCGGCCGATCCCGGGAACCTTGGTGAGCGCGGCCAGGTCCTCCGCCGCGACCGCCCGCCGCACCGCGTCCGGACTGTGCACGCCCAGCACGGCCTGGGCGAGCCTGGGCCCCACCCCGGCGGCACCCTGCAGGATCTCGAAGACGTCCCGCTCGTCGGCATCGGCGAAGCCGTAGAGCGTCAGCTCGGTCTCCCGGACGACCAGGGTCGTCGACAGCTTCGCGCGCTCACCGACCCGCAGCCCGGCCAGCGTCGCGGGCGTGCACCACACGAGGATCCCGACACCACCGACGTCCACCACCGCGGAGGTGGGCGAGAGCGCCTCGACGGTTCCGCTGATCGACGCGATCACGACGCCGGTCCCGTCGGCGAGGTCGGAGTCGTCGCCGTCATGCCCGACTGCCCCGCGGGTCCGCCACCCGGGCGCGAGGGTCCGCGGCACGCATGCGGGCCAGCGCCGGGCCACGCCACAGATGACACAGCGCGAGCGCCAGCGCGTCCGCGGCATCGGCCGG
It encodes the following:
- the ruvB gene encoding Holliday junction branch migration DNA helicase RuvB, with the translated sequence MTADDGGLVSAAATPEERAFEAGLRPRTLSEFVGQRKVREQLSIMLEGAQGRGRPPDHVLLSGPPGLGKTSLAMIIAEELGVPLRMTSGPAIERAGDLVAILTALTPGEVLFLDEIHRIARPAEELLYAAMEDFRVDVVLGKGPGATAIPLDLAPFTLVGATTRSGLLTGPLRDRFGFTAHMDFYGADELALVLARSARLLGVRLTDDGAAEVAGRSRGTPRIANRLLRRVRDYAEVRADGVVSREVAQAALRIYDVDGLGLDRLDRAVLDALVRRFGGGPVGLGTLAVSVGEEAETVEDVSEPFLLRAGLLVRTARGRVATPAAFTHLGLEPLADGLGRSQASMALSGDDSPQA
- the yajC gene encoding preprotein translocase subunit YajC; protein product: MQVLATMTTAADNDGGSSISGLIFPLLIVLLIVYFFSTQRRRAKAQQQQLAQIVPGTLVVTTAGLYATVVEQDGADILLEIAPDVVCRFSRNAVARVISTPDSDAADGEHGEHGDDATASANPLAKTHDADEAGAADHDAKPSGSTTESDGTDGAGDGDRAGGADGAAGRPGGPRKEL
- the ruvA gene encoding Holliday junction branch migration protein RuvA; its protein translation is MIASISGTVEALSPTSAVVDVGGVGILVWCTPATLAGLRVGERAKLSTTLVVRETELTLYGFADADERDVFEILQGAAGVGPRLAQAVLGVHSPDAVRRAVAAEDLAALTKVPGIGRKGAQRIVLDLRDKIGPPGAPVPAPRGAAAAAAAVAELRLGGPAEQVRDALVGLGYSAREAQDAVLAAGAAAGADAGDAGGAGVMGDAGAAVDPAALLRASLAILRPR